A single Oryctolagus cuniculus chromosome 16, mOryCun1.1, whole genome shotgun sequence DNA region contains:
- the TSPAN13 gene encoding tetraspanin-13 — MVCGGFACSKNCLCALNLLYTLVSLLLIGIAAWGIGFGLISSLRVVGVVIAVGIFLFLIALVGLIGAVKHHQVLLFFYMIILLLVFIVQFSVSCACLALNQEQQGQLLEVGWNNTASARNDIQRNLNCCGFRSFNPNDTCLASCVKSGHPCSPCAPIIGKYAGEVLRFVGGIGLFFSFTEILGVWLTYRYRNQKDPRANPSAFL, encoded by the exons TTGGTTAGCCTGCTGTTGATTGGGATTGCCGCCTGGGGCATCGGCTTCGGACTCATCTCCAGCCTTCGAGTGGTCGGCGTGGTCATCGCCGTGGGCATCTTCCTGTTCCTGATTGCCTTGGTGGGACTCATCGGCGCTGTGAAACACCACCAGGTGTTGCTGTTTTtt TATATGATTATTCTCTTACTTGTATTTATTGTTCAGTTTTCTGTGTCTTGTGCTTGCTTAGCCCTGAaccaggagcagcag GGCCAGCTCCTGGAGGTTGGCTGGAACAACACAGCAAGTGCTCGCAATGACATCCAGAGGAACTTAAACTGCTGTGGGTTCCGAAGTTTCAACCCCAACGACACCTGTCTGGCG AGCTGTGTGAAGAGTGGCCACCCGTGCTCGCCGTGTGCTCCCATCATTGGAAAATACGCTGGAGAGGTGCTGAGGTTCGTGGGTGGCATCGGGCTCTTCTTCAGCTTTACAGAG ATCCTGGGAGTCTGGCTGACCTACAGATACCGGAACCAGAAAGACCCTCGTGCTAACCCCAGTGCATTCCTGTGA